A section of the Salmo trutta chromosome 4, fSalTru1.1, whole genome shotgun sequence genome encodes:
- the LOC115192356 gene encoding regulator of G-protein signaling 4, which produces MCKGLATLPATCMKSAKDIKHKIGFLLHKPEFPPDKEQIKEKTNIAKRVSPADVEKWKLSFNNLMNSEAGRTVFTTFLKAEFSQENMEFWKACEKYKMSAPKNMAGKAKQIYGQYIAADALNEVNLDSATREETRQNLSNAGPSCFDNAQQKIFTLMEKDSYRRFLCSKLIQDLSPLPTTTQLSALEKRGGMRGCSENGGA; this is translated from the exons ATGTGTAAGGGATTAGCAACACTGCCTGCGACCTGTATGAAAAG TGCCAAAGACATCAAGCACAAGATTGGATTTCTGCTCCATAAGCCTGAGTTTCCACCAGACAAGGAACAGATAAAAGAGAAGACCAACATTGCCAAGAG AGTTTCACCTGCTGATGTGGAGAAATGGAAACTGTCCTTCAACAACCTGATGAATAGTGAAG CTGGCCGTACGGTGTTCACTACCTTCCTGAAGGCAGAGTTCAGCCAGGAGAACATGGAGTTCTGGAAAGCTTGTGAGAAATACAAAATGTCAGCCCCCAAAAATATGGCAGGTAAAGCCAAACAGATCTATGGCCAGTACATCGCGGCAGATGCTCTTAACGAG GTGAACTTGGACTCGGCAACGCGAGAGGAGACCAGACAGAACCTGTCTAATGCCGGCCCATCCTGTTTCGACAACGCCCAGCAGAAGATCTTCACTTTGATGGAGAAAGATTCATACAGAAGGTTCCTCTGTTCCAAACTGATCCAGGATCTGTCCCCGTTGCCCACCACCACCCAACTCAGTGCTCTGGAGAAAAGGGGAGGGATGAGAGGCTGTTCTGAGAACGGTGGTGcatag